The genomic DNA cttgattttgcgttctataatttttttccttaatacaAGCATGGTCAGCTGCTTCCTCCTACAGAGACCAAACTAGACCCTGCACGATCCACTCAAGAACGTGTTTGCATTTGCTGTGATTATCAAATCAACTTTTACGATATGAATTCCATATCGTTATGAATTATATACCGTAATTACAATCAGAATGAGAATGCAATCGGATTGATTGTTTAAAGACGTCCGATAAGCTCCCGACAGGTTGGTGGAGTGGAATTGTCAAAATTTGATCAAGAAAGGGGATTAAGGCCCGGATTTTTGCTCTGTAACTTGTACTGTAATATCCAAATCTTTATGTATAGTCACACCATTGGTTATCAGTTACCTATTGAAAGGTACTTTGGCGTTTCACATAATTAATcggaattttaaaattttcttgcaGTAAATTACCTTTTAAGGCTCTTTCTAACTTCTAAAAATGGTTTATGgagaaaatcatttttttctcctcCTACTAAGGCAAGGACGTGAAGTTTAGTTAATGCGTATTATTACATTAGACCATGTCGACTTGTATACTTAGGCTTGATTTGGGAGTGCTGTTACTAAAATATAATtgctaaaaattaaatattaattttagaataaataaaagtgtTTGGGACGTAACAATTGAAAACtgttaaaagtaaaaaaaacaattattaaTACTTGAAACATAATAAGCAGAATCAGATTTTACAAGCACATATTCACATGCTTGAAAAAATCACTTagattataagaaaaatgattATGGAATCACCCACCACACTTCCAAACGAATTTTTACTCGATATGTTGAGAAATTAATGATCCATATGTGTCTAAGTTTAAATTGATGGTAATCAAATTTCCGAGTAGCTTATAGCATTACAATAATTTCAAGGTGGTAGAGTGAGAGGGCATGCGATATCGATGACAAATGCACCATTATAagaaatatatcatttttacGTTGGTAGCAATATCTCACACGTAGTTTCACGTTTTATCCCGTGCTAATACACAGGCTCCATGATTAGTCAATATTGATAATACAAATGCAATTCCTTTATTTCCAtcatattttttgaataacATGAATAAAAAggattcaaaattttaagatGGGGGATTCAATTTCATTCCAAGCTTTTGGCGCGAGAGGAAATTTTGATTGAAGTTCCatttaataattgattttGAATTATAAACATAAAGGAGTAGCGGAAATTCGTGACTGGATGATGATTTTGTCTGGGTCCCTTTGATTTTACTGCTATGGGGCCCGCCGGCGGGTCTGCATCTCCAAGCTTATCAAGAAGAGTGGGCCCTTTGAATATGATATTCTCACGAGAAAACTATCACCGTTGTTCTCATACTTTTACCGATTCACCACTTTCGTCCTTCATCGAATTTTGCGATCAATTCGGCCTAGACGTTGGGATTCCGTCCACCAATTTGGTCCTCACCATCAACGCCTCTAATGAAAGTCTGACATGGCAACAAAcgaaaaaaatgtattttttatttgtatttgcCAGAACGACGTTgtttttacaaattttttttaaaaaacaaattaagggGCAAATCGACTAAGACCTCCACAATCAATTGTCGCCCCCTTGGTCGAAGTTGTCTAGGGGCTCCCCGGCCAACCGCCACCCCTTCAGTTAAGGTCATAAGAGGTTCCTCTTGGCTTTCAAATGGGGGAAAAGGGGGGAGGAGGCAGACCGATTGTGGGCTTCCTAGCTAGTTGCCACCCCCTTAGATGAGGTCGTTGAAGGTTCATCTTGCCTTCGACGACCTTGGCCGAAGGGGTAGCGGATGACCGGTCTGCACCCTTCCCCCCTCTCCCCTTGTCATAAAAGTAGGAGAGGGAAGGGGTGTTGGAATTGATCGGGGCTCCTTAGCGATCACTATCCCTAGCTCGAGAGGCGGTTGCTGATCGACTAGACACCATCCATCTGCCCCTCCTTGAAAAGAAATCACAAAAACGATATCGTTTTGACACGaatgatgaaaaataaatatttttttgacgTCGTTTTTATGCTAGTCAGATTTACATTAGTGTTATTAATGGTAGGATCAAATTGACGGACGTAATACCAACGTTTGAGTGAAATTGGTGACAAAATAAGTGAGAGGACCAAAGCGGTGTCTCGGTgataattttctctattctcACTTGCTTCCTTGGCCGCTACTTTATTTTGCTCAGTGAGAGGAGGGGGCCCCCAAAGTCTCGAAAGAACATCGAGGTTGCTCAAATCATCAGAAAAGACTATATTGCGTCGTATGGCTTAtcgaattaaattaaatttatataaaccAATTTCGTGGGCATGCGATTGAGATCAGTTCGTGCAGTTGATTACACGTTAGAGCGCCGACTCTATTCTGCAGGGACAATTAAATTAGCAAACAATTCGAATGGAAGTAGGTAAGTTTTACTGCACTAAATAtgctaatttattatttattaaatttgtaTGTGAAGAGTATGTCCGGGCGTAGCTTTTActtcatgaaactttttctttgaagggaaaaaaagaaaatttaaaatgggATGCAGCGTAGTGGCGTATGCTCTCGCGATAACTATAAGGTTCCGGGTTTGATATTCAGTAAAACTATTTGTGtctttttattagatattatgatttttattagATTATACTAAATCCACAGAGCTTTTCttataatcggaaaaaaaaaaaagtgatatggGCCTAAGCTTGATCCCTGGGCTTGTCATGACGGACCATGGGCCTGCCCCAAGAAAACAAACGGGATAGTTGCTCGTCCATCACGAGCCCTAGAGTCTATATgaatggggaaaaaaataataaataaaagaagctTGGAAATGCCCTATTTCGACGGATGGAATGGACTGATATTTATGTGTCAACATATACCTTTTCCAGGGGACAATATCCAATGGAACTATCAGATATTGAATCGAATCAAATTACATATGGGGCCTCAACGGACTTCCCTTGTCGCCTTGGACAAACAGATGATCCAGTCCCCGATCGTTACCCAATCATACGCTGATAAGTCTATGCTCGAGACGTTTAAACGTCACAAGCACTCTCGTCCACCACAGAGTTATTCAAGAACCATGAACTACGATATTCCGAAATGGAGCTCGAGTTCTGACGAATCTTTCCCCGATCTAAACGAAACACAATATTAGTTGGATTAAAAGTGGGAAGGTCGGTAATCAGATAACTCATTGACACATGATTCGATAATCAAATAACTTTTCCCTGATCTACAACCATAAGAAGTGATGACCTTTTTGTAGCTTCTTTGACCGACGTCCCAATCGTCTACTTGGATCGACATTTTACAGTGCAGTTTCACTTCTCAAAAATCATGCAACTATATGGACGGTTCTTTAAAGAGTTAAACTCGCAGTGTAgcatgattttttaaaaattttcctcATATAACACATATCGTATTAACTTCACCATTCTGCatgatatttaaaaaattttcacgaCATAACACAACAAGCAATAATTTCATCACATAGCataagattttgaaatttttttaccatGTAATAGCACGATGTAAgtttttcgtcaattttttgtactatatgatgaaaaaaattcaaatttttgtgctatttaatgagattattGCTTATTGTGCtatttcatgaaaaaaaattcaaaatatcatactaattgaaaaaattaatacaatatatactatctaaaatttttttaaatatcgTACTATACGATGATATTAATCTTTCAATAatggtatatattttttggaacACAATGTGGTTACATGTACAATGAAGGTTGTGGATGCGAGCACTTTTATGGCAACTCACCTTTTTGTCATTTAGGCCTTGAACGTGGGCTTCATCTCCAAGATTCTGACACGCCACCCTCTTTTCCATTACTCTTATGTGGATAGAGTCCAACACCAACCCAGTTGGACAGAACAGGAAGAGCTGAAGCAGAATCACATGCAGAATCCGAGATTGCGTTTTCCAtttctgtttatttttcattaattaattaattaattacttggaATTTTCAGGACAATATATGATGCATCATCCATCAGATGGTTTTCTGCTCCATCCCACCTGTCACCACGCACCACAGCTAGGCGCTAGCAGTCGCTTCTCGTCCATGGCAGAATAGGGACGACCCGACAACATCATCAGACACTGAATCCGATCGTAGAACAGTTTATTCTCTTCTGCTGAAACAAAGTGGGCTTATGGAACGTGAGGCCAACAGGTTGGCCGTTCCTTTGTTGGATCAGTCGTCTTCGTCCGGCACCGGGTCGGCGACGTCGATCCAGACTTTGGGAAATATCATTGTCTCAGTTGTTGGGACCGGAGTTCTTGGCCTGCCCTTCGCCTTCAAAATCGCCGGCTGGCTTGCCGGGTCGATCGGAGTTGCAGTCGCCGGCATCGCCACCTACTACTGCATGCTCATTCTCGTCAGTAGAAACTCTGCTCTCCTCTGTTCCTTATATGGCCATTGATTGATTTGTTTGCTATTGGGCTCGCTATTGAATTGAGCTGCCTAGATTAAATCTGAGCAACTTGCTGATTTTTTCTTAATACCTTACCTTATGATTCCGTGATTTgtccatttctttcttttcgaTGAGACTATGAGATGCGGTCAGTATGCTATTTGCTTCACAACTCATGATTTGACTGGCCGTAACCTCGTACTCCGTCATGTCCTTCATATAGAAGGAAATGGTCCCATTGTAACTGTACTTGCGAGTCAATCTGTAACAGATAGAATCCAAGGACAAGATGGCATCGGACTCGATGGACCTTAAAACTTACGGCGATCTGGGCTACAAATGCATGGGGAAGCCTGGCCGCTTCTTCACCGAAACACTCATCCTGGTTTCCCATTGCGGAGGCTCAGTCGCCTACCTCATCTTCATCGGCCAAAACCTCTCCTCCATATTCAAAGTTCACAGTCTCACCTTCGCATCCTTCGTCTTCATGTTGGTCCCCCTCGAGATCCTTCTCTCGTGGATAAACACTCTCTCCGCTTTAGCCCCCTTCAGCATCTTCGCGGACGTCTGCAATGTACTAGCGATAGGTTTCGTGGTGAAAGAAGATATACAGGAAGCTTTAGGGGGCCAGTTCTCTTTTGGTGACAGAAAGGCAATAACTCCAAATATCGGGGGATTGCCCTTTGCGGGTGGAATGGCGGTGTTTTGCTTCGAGGGGTTTGGGATGACTCTTGCTCTCGAGGCTTCGATGAAGGAGAGGAGAACATTCCCGAAGCTGTTGGCCAAGGCCTTTGCCAGTATAACTCTCGTGTATGTTCTGTTTGGATTTTTAGGCTACATGGCTTACGGGGAGGAGACAAGGGATATCGTGACGCTTAACCTTCCCGCAGATTGGACCACCATTACAGTTCAGGTAATGTACCATCATGTTTTGACGAGCATAATATACATACTGCATTGCCACATTTAGTGCATAGGATTTGAATGGGAATTGAGTGGAACCCCTAGCTaggtttgatttcaaagtaagattttaaaattagattttaattttaaagaagagtggtataaatgggacataccatttaattttgtatgagttattttattttgttgttgaaaaataatggtataaatggaacccactctttgactttgtatgaattattttgttttgttatggatAGAATTATGTTAAAGtcgtgattttaaaatcacatttccAAACCAAATAAGTTCATAATGACTTGGCAGCCTTTTGATATGGCTCTGAAATTAAGGCCTCTGAATCAATTACCTCGTACAAAAAACTACCCAAGTCACTACATGTTAGCCATGCCGGTCTTATATTTGAGCTCCCATTGGCTTGTCACCGACTTCCAACAACATTTTTCTGCAATTTGATTTCCTAAATAACTTCCCGATGTATTTGGGTTGCCTGCAACCTGCATGTCTGCGAGGCTGATAGCTAATCTCGTCATTTAGGATAGGACATAGCAAGATAACAATGCATAACCaatgaataattattatgattgTCCTATAGAATATGCGACATGGTGCGTTAAACCGGTCACAATCAATAATTTAGGTGGAAATCGTAGTTTCTGCATGAAGTCGATTGCAAATACAACCTTTAGATCTTTCAGGCTTTCAGCAGCTTCATGTTTCTTGCACTCTGCTTTTCCGGGTTCAAATTAGTTGCACTTATTCGTACCTTTTGCAATGATGATACTTAGTGAGAAAGCCATCCCCTACAAATTGGTCACGGGAGAAGTTGACAGAGGCGTGAAGCGACATCTCCAGTTCCCTTCCTGTACCCTCGCCACATAAAGCTTGTTTTGTCCATGGACTCGCAGGACATCCATGGTCGCTTGCAGGGTCCCGGTTAGCTCCGTAAGGGGCACTTTTTCCACGAAAATAAAAACAGATTTATACGGCTTAAGCTAACGTAAAGTTCTTGTCAACAGATCGGCCTGTGCTTGGGGCTCGCCTTCACATTCCCTATCATGATCCATCCAGTCAATGAGATCGTCGAAGACAACTTGAAGAGACTTGGATGGTTTCAGAAGCTCCCTTGCAGCGATAACGACATCGATTATTCTAAAACGAAAATCTGGAAGCTGATAGTTTACACCGCCCGTTCCATCGTGGTGATAGTCTTGGGGGTCGTGGCGTCATGTGTCCCGGGGTTCGGAGTCTTTGTTTCACTTGTGGGCAGTACAGTCTGTGCACTCCTTTCATTCGTGTTGCCAGCCTCGTTCCACCTCCAGTTGTTAGGCTCAAGCATGAGATTGTGGCAAAAGGTCTTGGATTCTCTTATTCTGTTGGGCGGGTTGATGTTTGCCGCCTATGGTACTTATAACACCGCAATCGGAGTATAAACTGGATCTCGAACCGAAACCTCAACTGGAAGCACAGAGATCTCttgaaaatttttcgtgaCATATCCCAACAAGcaataatttcactaagtagtacaaaattttgaaaatttttcatcGTGTAGCATGACGTTAGTTTTTTGTGCTATATgacgaaaaaaatttaaaattttgtgccatttgatgaaattattacttattttgttatttcataaaaaaaaattaaaatattatattgaatGATGAAATTAATACGATATGTATTCtgtaatgaaaaattataaaatatcgTGTACAGTAATATTAAtctttcaataaataaatcatatatatttctttggaACGCAATGTGGTTACGTGTACAATGATTAGAGTGGACTGCGAGCACTTTGATGGCAATTAATCTTTTTTGTCATTTAGGCCTTGAATGTGGGCTTCACCTCCAAGATTCTGACACGCCACCCTCTTTTCCATTGCTCCTAATCCAAAACCAATCCAGTTGGATAGAACAGGAAGAGCTGAAGCAGAACCCGAGATTGCGTTTTCCAtttctgtttatttttcattaattaattaattagttagaATTTTCAGGACAATATGTGATGCATCATCCATCAGATGGTTTTCTGCTCCATCCCACCTGTCACCACGCACCACCGCTAGGCGCTAGCAGTCCCTCCTCGTCCGTGGCAGAACAGGGACGACCCGACAACATCATCGGACGCTAAATCCGATCATACAACAATTATTCTCTTCTGCTGAAAGAAAGTGGGCTTATGGAACGTGAGGGCAACGAATTGGTCGCTCCTTTGTTGAATCGGTCGCCTTCGTCCAGCACCGGGTTGGCGACGTCGATCCAGACTTTGGGAAATATCATTGTCTC from Punica granatum isolate Tunisia-2019 chromosome 2, ASM765513v2, whole genome shotgun sequence includes the following:
- the LOC116195926 gene encoding amino acid transporter ANT1-like — its product is MEREANRLAVPLLDQSSSSGTGSATSIQTLGNIIVSVVGTGVLGLPFAFKIAGWLAGSIGVAVAGIATYYCMLILIESKDKMASDSMDLKTYGDLGYKCMGKPGRFFTETLILVSHCGGSVAYLIFIGQNLSSIFKVHSLTFASFVFMLVPLEILLSWINTLSALAPFSIFADVCNVLAIGFVVKEDIQEALGGQFSFGDRKAITPNIGGLPFAGGMAVFCFEGFGMTLALEASMKERRTFPKLLAKAFASITLVYVLFGFLGYMAYGEETRDIVTLNLPADWTTITVQIGLCLGLAFTFPIMIHPVNEIVEDNLKRLGWFQKLPCSDNDIDYSKTKIWKLIVYTARSIVVIVLGVVASCVPGFGVFVSLVGSTVCALLSFVLPASFHLQLLGSSMRLWQKVLDSLILLGGLMFAAYGTYNTAIGV